The Myxococcota bacterium DNA window GCTCTCGCCGCTGCCGCTGTGGATCAAGCGCAACCGCGAGAACGTGCTGTGGATGTGGATCACCTCGATCTTCATCAACATCGGCATGTGGTTCGAGCGCTACGTGATCATCATGACCGGTCTCTCGCACGAGTATGACCCCGCGGCCTGGGGTTACTACGTGCCGAGCCTGACCGAGCTCACCATCCTGACTGCGAGCTTCGGCCTGTTCCTCACCATGTTCACGATCTTCCTGCGCCTCGCGCCGGTGGTTGCGATCCAGGAGATCAAGGAGCTCTGGTACGAGGAGCACGCGCCGGCGGGCGGAGGTCACCACTGATGGCGCAGGTGCTGGGAGTCATGAAGAGCCCGCACGCGCTGGTGGGAGCGATCCACGAGCTGAAGGGCGCGGGCTTCCGCGAGCTCGAGATCTACTCGCCCGTGCCGAGTCACCACATCGAGGAGGCGCTCGACCGCGGCCCGTCGCCGATCCGCCTGCTCACGCTGATCGGCTGTCTCACGGGCGTCACGTTCGCCTACTTCATGCAGATCTGGTGCGCCTACGACTGGCCGCTGGTCGTCGGCGGCAAGCCGTTCGCGTCGATCGTCGCCTACACGATCATCGGCTTCGAGCTGAACATCTTGCTCGGCGGTCTCTTGACCGTCCTGGGCCTGATGTTCTTCGGCATGTTCATGACCCGCAAGGGTCACGACGCGTACCAGCCCGGCTTCTCGGGTGACTCCTTCGGCTGCGTGGTCGCCTGCCACGGCGACCAGGTGTCGCGCGCGCAGGAGCTCCTGCGCCGCGCCGGGTCCACGGAGGTGCGCGTTGTCGAAGGCTAGGCGTCAGGGCCGGCCCTCGCTCGGCCACACGTTCGTGGGCATTGCCTTTGCCGTGCTCTGCGGCTCCGGCTGCTGGGAGCAGGTCGACCGGCACTGGTTCGATCAGATGAAGAACGGCCCGGCCGTGCAGACCTACGCGCAGAAGCCGTTCGATCCGCCCGACGGCGTGATTCCGGCCGGCGGCATGCCCGAGCGCATCGGGCCCGACAATCCGATGTTCGCCACGCCCATGTACGCGCCCGAAGTGCGCGAGCTGAAGAACCCGATCCCGGCCACGCCGGCGTCGATCGAGCGCGGCAAGCACGAGTTCGAGACCTACTGCGCGGTGTGTCACGGCGAGGACGGCATGGCCGCGCAGACGCCGCAGCACCCGGTCACGATGAAGCTCGGCGCGAACGGCGCGCCGCCGTTCCCGCTGGCCGCCACGCCGAGTTACACCGACGGGATGATCTTCACCAAGATCCGCTACGGGAAGCCGCTGATGCCCGGCTATCCGCAGATCCCCGACGAGGACCGCTGGCACATCATCAACTACCTGCGCACGCTCTTCAAAGGGATTTCGTGACCGTGACTCAAGACGTCGCCACGCCCAGGTCGCTCCCGACGCTGCCGGCCGCCATCTTCGGCGCGCTCGTCGCGATCGGCGCCATCACGCTGCTCGTGGGCGCATCGAGCTCCGACGCGGAGCTGACGCGGCGCACCTACCGGGTGTTCCTGCACAACTGGCTGATGTGGGCCGTGCTCTCGAACGGCGCGCTCGTGCTGTCCTCGGCCATGCGACTCACCAATGCCCGCTGGCAGGGGCCGATCCACCGCATCGCCGACTCGATGGGCGCGTACGTGCCCGTGTCGCTGGTGCTGTTCGTGGTGGTCTATCTCGGCCGCCACAACCTGTACGAGTGGGTCGACCACCCGGTGCCCGGCAAGGAGTTCTGGTTCGAGCCGGCCTTCGCCTTCACGCGCGACACGATCGCGCTGTCCTGGATCACCTTCATCTCGCTGTTCTACCTGTATCTCACCGTCCGCCCGATGCTGGGGCGCGCGCGCGATGGCGCGCCGGGGCTGCGCGGCGCGCTCGCGCAGCGCTGGACGGCGGGCTGGCGCGGCGAGGAGCGGGAGCGCGACATCTCGACCCGGCGCCTGCGCAAGCTGTCCGCGGTGCTCGTGCTGTCCTACGCGATCTGTTACTCGCTGATCGCCATCGACCTCTGCATGTCACTCGCGCCGGAGTGGGTGAGCACCATGTTCCCGGCCTTCTACGGCTGGGGCGGCTTCCTGTCGGCCTGCTCGATGCTCGCGCTGATCTGCGTGGTCATGCGCAACTCGCAAGACCTGCGCGGTGAGATCACGACCAGCCGCATGCACGACATGGGCAAGATGATCTTCGCGTTCTCGATCTTCTGGATGTACCTGTTCTGGTCCCAGTATTTCGTGATCTGGTACGCGAACATCCCCGAAGAGACCGCGTTCGTGGTGAACCGCCTCGGGACCCAGTTCGTGCAGGACGTCTGGTACTTCGACGGCTTCTGGACGCGCCTGGCCGAGCCCTACGTGAAGGTCTCGCTGTCCGTGTGGCTCCTGGTGTGGATCGTGCCCTTCTGGGTTCTGCTCGGTCAGAAGCCCAAGAAGACCCCCGCGATCCTCGGGCCGGTGGCGTTCGCCTCGGTGCTCGGCTTCTACCTCGAGCGCTACATCCTGGTGACGCCGTCGCTCGTGCCGCCCAAGGCCGTGCTGGCGGGCGCCGCGATCACGCCCTTCTCGTGGGTCGAGCTGGGGATCGCGACGGGCTTCATCGGCCTGTTCTTCCTCTGCTTCCTCTCCTTCGCGAGAGTCTTCCCCGGCGCGCTTCCGTCGAAGAGCTAGCCCGTCGCCTCTGCTAGCATCGTCGTCCTGGACGGGAAGGGGCGTTGGGCAACGCGATCCATCGCATAGCGATCCTGAACCGGGGAGAGGCCGCGTCGAGAGCGCTGCGGGCGCTCCGGGAGCTCCGGACCGAGGAAGACAGCGACCTGGTCGGGATCGCGCTCTACACCGAGCCCGACGCCACCGCGCCCTTCGTGCGCGAAGCCGACGAGTCGCTCTCGCTCGGGCCCGCGCTGCGCGCGTCGGCCTCGGGGGCCATGCGGCCGGCCTATCTCGACCACGAGCGCGTGCTCGCCGCCCTGCGCGCCATGCGGGCCGACGCGGTCTGGCCGGGCTGGGGGTTCCTCGCCGAGGACCCGTCGTTCGTCGACAAGCTCGAGGCGAGTGAGATCGCGTTCCTGGGCCCGAGCGCCGACACCATGCGGCGGCTCGGCGACAAGATCGCGTCCAAGCTCATGGCCGAGGCGGCGCGCGTGCCGGTGACTCCCTGGAGCGGCGGCTCGATCTCGCGCGACGAGGTCGAGCGCGAGGCCGCGCGCATCGGCTACCCGCTCATGCTGAAGGCCACCGCGGGCGGCGGCGGCCGGGGCATCCGGCTGGTGCGCGCGCGCGAGGAGCTCCTGGCCGCGTTCGACAGCGCCACGACCGAGGCCGCCAACGCGTTCGGCGACGGCACCTTGTTCGCGGAGGCGGCGCTGTTCGGCGCGCGCCACGTCGAGGTGCAGATGGCCGCCGACCAGCACGGCACGGTGCTGGCGCTCGGCCTGCGCGACTGCTCGGTGCAGCGCAAGCACCAGAAGGTGGTCGAAGAGGCGCCGCCGCCGGGTCTCTCGCCGGCGCTCGTGCGGCGCATCCGGGAGGCCTCGATCCGGCTGTTGCAGGAGGCGAAATACGTCGGCGTGGCGACCTGCGAGTATCTCGTGGTCGCGAACGACCCCGCCGAGCGCTTCTACTTCCTCGAGGTCAACCCCCGGCTCCAGGTCGAGCACGGAGTCACCGAGCTCTTGACCGACCTCGACCTGGTGAAGACCCAGATCCGCATCGCGCGCGGCGAGCACCTGCCGAGTGAGTCGCCCGAGGAGCGCGGCTGCGCGATCGAGGTGCGGCTGTGCGCCGAAGACCCGGCGAACGGCTTCGCGCCCAGCCCCGGGCGCATCGTGCTCCTGGACCTGCCCGCCGGGCCGGGCATCCGCGTCGACGCGGGCATCGCGTCGGGCGGAACGATCCCGTCGGAGTTCGACTCCATGGTGGCCAAGATCCTCGCGCGCGGGGCCACGCGCGAGGAGGCGCGCGCGCGGCTGGTGCGCGCCGTGGCCGACGCGCGCCTGGTCGTGCTGGGCGGCATGACCAACAAGGGCTTCCTGCTCGACGTGCTGGGTCACGCCGACTTCCGCGCCGGCGGAATCACCACGACCTGGCTCGACCAGACACACCTGGCGTCGGCGCCCGAGCCCGCGGTCGAGGCGCTGATCATCGCCGCGATCCAGACCTACCAGCAGGAGCGCGCCAAGACGCGCGCGAACTTCTTCGCCGCCGCGGCGCGCGGCCGGCCGCGCGACATCCCGCCTTCCGACGGCGCGGAGCTCGACCTCGTGTACGCCGGACGGCCGTACCGCATCGCCCTGTACGCCGTCGGCGGCTGGAACTACCGGGTGGAGCTCGGCGATCGCGCGATCCAGGTGAGTCTGCTCGAGCAGGGGCCGTACTCGGGGCTGCTCGTGGTGGGCGAACGGCGCTGGCAGGTGCTGATGTCGGGCACCGGCGTCGAGATGCAGGTCGAGCTCGACGGCCGCCTGCACCGCGTGCTGTGCGACCTGGGCGGCAAGGTGCGCGCGCCTTCGCCCGCGCTCCTGATCGACGTGGCGGTGACTCCCGGCCAGCGCGTCGAGGCGGGCG harbors:
- a CDS encoding hydrogenase; this translates as LSPLPLWIKRNRENVLWMWITSIFINIGMWFERYVIIMTGLSHEYDPAAWGYYVPSLTELTILTASFGLFLTMFTIFLRLAPVVAIQEIKELWYEEHAPAGGGHH
- a CDS encoding DUF3341 domain-containing protein encodes the protein MAQVLGVMKSPHALVGAIHELKGAGFRELEIYSPVPSHHIEEALDRGPSPIRLLTLIGCLTGVTFAYFMQIWCAYDWPLVVGGKPFASIVAYTIIGFELNILLGGLLTVLGLMFFGMFMTRKGHDAYQPGFSGDSFGCVVACHGDQVSRAQELLRRAGSTEVRVVEG
- a CDS encoding c-type cytochrome; the protein is MSKARRQGRPSLGHTFVGIAFAVLCGSGCWEQVDRHWFDQMKNGPAVQTYAQKPFDPPDGVIPAGGMPERIGPDNPMFATPMYAPEVRELKNPIPATPASIERGKHEFETYCAVCHGEDGMAAQTPQHPVTMKLGANGAPPFPLAATPSYTDGMIFTKIRYGKPLMPGYPQIPDEDRWHIINYLRTLFKGIS